The following are from one region of the Amycolatopsis sp. QT-25 genome:
- a CDS encoding GMC family oxidoreductase yields the protein MTASNTTTEDDFDYDVIVVGSGFGGSVAALRLTEKGYRVAVIEAGRRFADDEFAKTSWDLRRYVWAPQVGCFGIQRIHMLKDVMVLAGAGVGGGSLVYANTLYRPLKPFYVDPQWSHITDWESELGPHYDQASRMLGVVTNPSVTPSDVVMKGVAEDMGVADSYHPTPVGVYFGKPGERAEDPYFGGAGPARTGCTECGACMTGCRVGAKNTLVKNYLYLAEKDGAKVVPLTTVSAISPLNAGGYEVSIKKTGTTSRRFRHKLTAAHVVLAAGTWGTQNLLHGMRDTAKLPKLSPRLGELTRTNSEAIIGAARTSVDEERNFSRGVAITSSIHPDDNTHIEPVRYGKGSNAMSLLQTIATEGDSAVPRWRQAVNFMVKHPVQTVKLLNGYRWSERTVILLVMQSLDNSITTYTKRGLFGRRKYTSKQGHGEPNPSFIPAGHAANLRTAERIGGMAGGTWGEIFDIPLTAHFIGGAPIGTSPDNGVIDPYHRVFNYPGLSIVDGSAITANLGVNPSLTITAQAERAFSFWPNKGERDSRPAQDSPYARLEPIAPKNPAVPADAPAALRR from the coding sequence GTGACTGCCAGTAACACCACCACTGAAGACGACTTCGACTACGACGTGATCGTCGTCGGTTCCGGGTTCGGCGGGAGTGTCGCCGCCCTTCGCCTGACCGAGAAGGGCTACCGCGTCGCCGTCATCGAGGCGGGCCGCCGCTTCGCGGACGACGAGTTCGCGAAGACGTCCTGGGACCTTCGCCGCTACGTCTGGGCGCCTCAGGTCGGCTGCTTCGGCATCCAGCGCATCCACATGCTCAAGGACGTCATGGTGCTCGCCGGCGCGGGCGTCGGCGGCGGCTCGCTGGTCTACGCGAACACGCTGTACCGCCCGCTGAAGCCGTTCTACGTCGACCCGCAGTGGTCCCACATCACCGACTGGGAGTCCGAACTCGGTCCGCACTACGACCAGGCCAGCCGCATGCTGGGCGTCGTCACCAACCCCAGCGTCACGCCGTCGGACGTCGTGATGAAGGGCGTCGCCGAAGACATGGGCGTGGCCGACTCGTACCACCCGACGCCGGTCGGCGTGTACTTCGGCAAGCCGGGGGAGCGCGCCGAGGATCCGTACTTCGGCGGCGCGGGCCCGGCGCGCACCGGCTGTACCGAATGCGGCGCCTGTATGACCGGCTGCCGCGTCGGCGCCAAGAACACGCTGGTCAAGAACTACCTGTACCTCGCGGAGAAGGACGGCGCGAAGGTCGTCCCGCTCACCACCGTGAGCGCGATCAGCCCGCTGAACGCAGGTGGGTACGAGGTGAGCATCAAGAAGACCGGGACCACCTCGCGCAGGTTCCGGCACAAGCTCACCGCCGCGCACGTGGTGCTCGCCGCCGGCACGTGGGGCACGCAGAACCTGCTCCACGGCATGCGCGACACCGCCAAGCTGCCGAAGCTGTCGCCGCGCCTCGGTGAGCTGACCCGCACCAACTCCGAGGCCATCATCGGCGCCGCCCGCACCTCCGTCGACGAGGAACGGAACTTCAGCCGAGGTGTCGCGATCACGTCGTCGATCCACCCCGACGACAACACGCACATCGAGCCCGTCCGCTACGGCAAGGGCAGCAACGCGATGAGCCTGCTCCAGACCATCGCCACCGAAGGCGATTCGGCGGTCCCGCGCTGGCGTCAGGCCGTGAACTTCATGGTCAAGCACCCCGTCCAGACCGTGAAGCTGCTCAACGGCTACCGCTGGAGCGAGCGCACGGTGATCCTGCTGGTGATGCAGAGCCTCGACAACTCCATCACCACCTACACCAAGCGCGGGCTCTTCGGCCGCCGCAAGTACACCTCCAAACAGGGCCACGGCGAGCCGAACCCCAGCTTCATCCCCGCCGGGCACGCGGCCAACCTCCGCACCGCCGAGCGCATCGGCGGGATGGCGGGCGGCACCTGGGGGGAGATCTTCGACATCCCGCTGACGGCGCATTTCATCGGCGGCGCCCCCATCGGCACCTCCCCCGACAACGGCGTGATCGATCCGTACCACCGCGTCTTCAACTACCCCGGCTTGTCCATCGTGGATGGTTCGGCGATCACGGCGAACCTCGGCGTGAACCCTTCGCTGACCATCACCGCGCAGGCCGAGCGGGCCTTCTCGTTCTGGCCCAACAAGGGTGAGCGGGACAGCAGGCCGGCACAGGACTCACCGTACGCGCGGCTGGAGCCGATCGCACCGAAGAACCCGGCCGTTCCGGCGGACGCGCCGGCGGCGCTTCGGCGGTAA
- a CDS encoding maleylpyruvate isomerase N-terminal domain-containing protein, protein MTASERALALLNRVRALHDEWERVVRGMDEEAVRGPSALPGWTRAHLLSHLARNADGLVNLLTWAKSGVETPMYLGETVRDRDIEKGAYRSVEEIAEDVVGSAARWVEVAESLPDDAWQARVRARQGREIPAEFVLWLRLSETSIHLADLDLGYDFARVAELLGDEFDTVVGNAIGMYGGELPAVLLVAAEDDGYRHEWRMSEGELTTLTGTRGEVLAWITGRSDGSSLDGTVPTLPRWL, encoded by the coding sequence GTGACAGCCTCCGAACGGGCACTCGCCCTGCTGAACCGAGTCCGCGCCCTGCACGACGAATGGGAGCGCGTCGTGCGCGGGATGGACGAGGAGGCCGTGCGCGGCCCCAGCGCGCTGCCCGGCTGGACGCGGGCGCATCTGCTGTCCCACCTCGCGCGTAACGCCGACGGCCTGGTCAACCTGCTCACCTGGGCGAAATCGGGCGTCGAAACACCGATGTACCTCGGTGAAACGGTCAGGGACCGCGACATCGAGAAGGGGGCGTACCGGTCCGTCGAGGAGATCGCCGAGGACGTCGTCGGCTCCGCCGCGCGTTGGGTCGAGGTCGCCGAGAGCCTGCCGGACGACGCGTGGCAGGCCAGGGTGCGGGCCAGGCAGGGGCGTGAGATCCCGGCGGAGTTCGTGCTCTGGCTCCGCCTCTCCGAGACCTCGATCCATCTCGCCGATCTCGACCTCGGCTACGATTTCGCCCGCGTCGCCGAGCTGCTCGGCGACGAGTTCGACACCGTCGTCGGCAACGCCATCGGAATGTACGGCGGCGAACTGCCCGCCGTGCTCCTGGTCGCCGCCGAAGACGACGGGTATCGCCACGAGTGGCGGATGAGCGAAGGGGAACTGACGACGCTGACCGGGACCCGCGGCGAAGTGCTCGCCTGGATCACCGGCCGCAGCGATGGATCCTCTTTGGACGGTACCGTGCCGACGCTCCCGCGCTGGCTGTGA
- a CDS encoding FAD-binding oxidoreductase, with product MKLERRAFLKLAGATVAGAAATACSAAPPAQAPSSAPGTPLPPSTSVTPPSGPPDWAALRNKVSLLLPGDSGYDNAKRVFNPAFDGLNPAALAKCAKPEDVQAAVSAAARRVPIAARGGGHSYAGYSVPDGGLMIDLGEMSSVDVQGDRVVIGAGAKLKDVYATLGGSGRCLPAGSCPSVGIAGLTLGGGIGVLARKYGLTCDHLVSARIVTADGQLRTASADSEPELFWALRGGGGGNFGVVTSFTFRTDPAPPVVSVFSLHFPAGSADDVVAEWQRWLPGAPPELWANVVLSGGSSVGVRVSGCYVGDSASLGKLLDGFSGGTRSVKQLDYLGAMKYFSGGESRQSFAASSRILNEPVEPAKLTSVLKGRSGMDLLVDGLGGAVADLAPDATAFWHRKALGSVQIYAQADTGNRSAATDSVAEVVTGLGLGGGYVNYIDPALPDWMTAYYGGNAPRLKQVAKTYDPDKVFGFAQAVTPD from the coding sequence ATGAAGCTGGAGAGAAGGGCGTTCCTCAAGCTCGCCGGCGCGACCGTGGCGGGGGCGGCCGCGACGGCGTGTTCCGCCGCGCCTCCCGCGCAGGCGCCCAGTTCGGCGCCCGGTACGCCCTTGCCGCCGAGCACCAGCGTCACGCCGCCGTCCGGCCCGCCGGACTGGGCCGCGCTGCGGAACAAGGTCTCCCTGCTGCTGCCGGGGGATTCCGGTTACGACAACGCCAAGCGTGTGTTCAATCCGGCCTTCGACGGTCTCAACCCCGCCGCTCTCGCGAAATGCGCCAAACCCGAAGACGTGCAAGCCGCCGTCTCCGCCGCCGCGCGGCGGGTTCCCATCGCCGCGCGCGGTGGCGGGCACAGCTACGCCGGTTACTCGGTTCCCGACGGTGGCTTGATGATCGACCTCGGCGAAATGTCCTCAGTGGACGTTCAAGGGGACCGGGTCGTGATCGGTGCGGGCGCGAAGCTGAAGGACGTCTACGCCACGCTCGGCGGCTCGGGACGTTGCCTGCCGGCGGGTTCGTGTCCCAGTGTCGGAATCGCCGGGCTGACGCTCGGGGGCGGAATCGGCGTGCTCGCCCGTAAATACGGCCTCACCTGTGATCATCTGGTGTCCGCGCGTATCGTCACGGCGGACGGGCAACTCCGGACGGCGTCGGCGGATTCCGAACCGGAACTGTTCTGGGCGTTGCGTGGCGGGGGAGGCGGCAATTTCGGTGTCGTCACCTCGTTCACCTTCCGCACGGATCCGGCGCCGCCGGTGGTTTCGGTGTTCTCCCTGCACTTTCCGGCAGGCAGCGCGGACGACGTCGTCGCCGAATGGCAGCGCTGGCTTCCCGGAGCGCCGCCGGAGTTGTGGGCGAACGTCGTGCTGTCCGGTGGGTCCTCGGTCGGTGTACGTGTTTCCGGTTGCTACGTCGGCGATTCCGCTTCTTTGGGCAAATTACTGGACGGATTCTCCGGTGGGACGCGTTCGGTCAAGCAACTCGACTATCTCGGCGCGATGAAGTACTTCTCCGGCGGTGAGAGTCGGCAGTCCTTCGCGGCCTCTTCGCGGATCCTCAATGAACCGGTGGAACCCGCCAAGCTGACGTCCGTCCTCAAGGGCAGGAGCGGAATGGACCTGCTGGTCGACGGTCTCGGCGGCGCGGTCGCCGATCTCGCCCCGGACGCCACCGCGTTCTGGCATCGGAAGGCGCTCGGCAGTGTGCAGATCTACGCTCAAGCGGACACCGGTAACCGGTCCGCGGCAACGGATTCCGTCGCGGAAGTGGTGACGGGGCTCGGCCTGGGCGGGGGCTACGTCAACTACATCGACCCCGCCCTGCCCGACTGGATGACGGCCTACTACGGCGGCAACGCCCCTCGCCTCAAGCAGGTGGCGAAAACCTACGACCCGGACAAGGTGTTCGGCTTCGCGCAGGCCGTCACCCCGGACTAG
- a CDS encoding aldehyde dehydrogenase family protein: protein MDEITTEPRPAWIAGRPEQGASTVTVHHPYDGSEVATIAVPGPEQVERAVSAAASVAKEFRRSSAHSRAAALDHVSRVIAGRAEEIAEVITAENGKPLKWADAEVRRAVSVFRIAAEEARRFSGDLQRLDTDPAGEGRLALTRRVPRGPVLGIAPFNFPLNLVAHKVAPSLAVGAPIIVKPAPRTPLSALILGEILAETDLPEGAFSVLPLGNEETSALVSDPRLPVVSFTGSGPVGWSLADAAPRKHVVLELGGNAAAVVLRDWPDPEGAAERIATFGNYQAGQSCIAVQRVVVEREVAEEFVPALVEAVRAQRTGDPYDKNTDVGPVVDEAAAQRIVAWIDEAVAAGAKILTGGNREGATVEPTVLTDVPPSTKAWAEEIFGPVLAMSIVDGVDEAFASVNESAYGLQAGVFTRDVHLAFYASTELEVGGVIIGDVPSYRADQMPYGGVKGSGVGREGVLAAMHDLTEERVTVFTGIDL from the coding sequence ATGGACGAGATCACCACGGAGCCGCGCCCGGCCTGGATCGCCGGACGCCCCGAGCAGGGCGCTTCGACGGTCACCGTGCACCATCCCTACGACGGCAGCGAAGTCGCCACCATCGCGGTGCCCGGACCGGAGCAGGTCGAACGGGCGGTGAGCGCGGCGGCGAGCGTCGCGAAGGAGTTCCGCCGGTCTTCGGCGCACAGCCGGGCCGCGGCACTCGACCACGTTTCGCGGGTCATCGCCGGCCGGGCCGAGGAGATCGCCGAGGTCATCACCGCCGAGAACGGCAAACCGCTCAAGTGGGCCGACGCCGAGGTGCGGCGCGCGGTGTCGGTGTTCCGGATCGCCGCCGAGGAGGCCCGCCGGTTCAGCGGCGACCTGCAGCGCCTGGACACCGACCCGGCGGGGGAAGGCAGGCTGGCGCTCACTCGCCGCGTTCCGCGCGGCCCGGTGCTGGGTATCGCACCGTTCAACTTCCCGCTGAACCTGGTGGCGCACAAGGTCGCGCCGTCGCTCGCGGTCGGCGCGCCGATCATCGTCAAACCCGCGCCGCGCACGCCGCTGTCCGCGCTGATCCTCGGTGAGATCCTGGCCGAGACGGACCTGCCGGAAGGCGCGTTCTCGGTGCTGCCGCTCGGCAACGAGGAGACCTCGGCGCTGGTCTCGGATCCTCGGTTGCCGGTCGTTTCGTTCACCGGTTCGGGTCCGGTCGGCTGGTCGCTGGCGGACGCCGCGCCGCGTAAGCACGTGGTGCTCGAACTCGGCGGCAACGCGGCCGCCGTCGTCCTGCGCGACTGGCCGGATCCGGAAGGCGCCGCGGAGCGCATCGCGACCTTCGGCAACTACCAGGCCGGGCAGTCCTGCATCGCCGTGCAACGGGTCGTCGTCGAACGTGAGGTCGCCGAGGAATTCGTGCCCGCCTTGGTGGAAGCCGTGCGGGCACAGCGCACCGGTGACCCGTACGACAAGAACACCGACGTGGGCCCGGTCGTCGACGAGGCCGCCGCGCAGCGGATCGTCGCCTGGATCGACGAGGCCGTCGCCGCGGGCGCGAAGATCCTCACCGGCGGCAACCGAGAAGGCGCGACGGTGGAGCCGACCGTGCTCACCGACGTGCCACCGTCCACGAAGGCCTGGGCGGAGGAGATCTTCGGGCCGGTGCTCGCTATGTCCATTGTGGACGGTGTCGACGAGGCTTTCGCCTCGGTCAACGAATCCGCCTACGGCTTGCAGGCCGGAGTGTTCACCCGCGACGTGCATCTCGCCTTCTACGCGTCGACGGAACTCGAAGTCGGCGGCGTGATCATCGGCGACGTCCCGAGCTACCGCGCGGACCAAATGCCGTACGGCGGCGTCAAGGGATCGGGTGTCGGCAGGGAAGGCGTCCTCGCCGCGATGCACGACCTCACCGAAGAACGGGTCACCGTCTTCACCGGCATCGACCTCTAG
- a CDS encoding zinc-dependent alcohol dehydrogenase family protein has translation MRATLIYGAGDVRVETVPDPKLSEPTDALLRVVRSCICGSDLWPYGSMPARDRGVRIGHEFLGVVEAVGSDVTTLEPGDLAVAPFVYSDNTCQFCREGLHTSCLHGGNWGAKGVDAGQGEVVRVPQADGTLVKLPHTEDDDLLASFLTLSDVFATGHHAAVKARVNERTTVTVIGDGAVGLSAVLAAKRLGAERIILMGRHRTRTDLGREFGATDVVAERGDEGIEKVRELTSGEGTHTVLECVGTKPAFEMGVGAVRPGGTVSRVGVPQYAEGPIGPSLFRRNITVTGGVAPARHYIPELLDDVVEGRYQPGKVFDRTIGLEEVPDGYRAMADREALKVLVKP, from the coding sequence TTGCGAGCGACTCTCATCTACGGCGCCGGCGACGTGCGCGTCGAGACCGTCCCGGACCCGAAGCTGAGCGAACCGACCGACGCCCTCCTCCGCGTGGTCCGCTCCTGCATCTGCGGCAGCGATCTCTGGCCGTACGGCAGCATGCCCGCGCGCGACCGCGGCGTCCGGATCGGCCACGAGTTCCTCGGCGTCGTCGAGGCCGTCGGCTCCGACGTCACCACCCTCGAACCGGGAGACCTGGCCGTCGCGCCGTTCGTCTACTCCGACAACACCTGTCAGTTCTGCCGCGAAGGCCTCCACACCTCCTGCCTGCACGGCGGCAACTGGGGCGCGAAGGGCGTCGACGCCGGGCAGGGCGAGGTCGTCCGCGTCCCGCAGGCCGACGGCACGCTGGTGAAACTGCCGCACACCGAGGACGACGACCTGCTCGCCTCGTTCCTCACCCTCTCCGACGTGTTCGCGACCGGCCACCACGCCGCGGTCAAGGCGCGCGTGAACGAACGCACCACCGTCACTGTCATCGGCGACGGCGCCGTCGGTCTCTCCGCGGTTCTCGCGGCGAAGCGCCTCGGCGCCGAGCGCATCATCCTGATGGGCCGTCACCGGACCCGCACGGACCTCGGCCGCGAGTTCGGTGCGACAGACGTCGTAGCCGAGCGCGGTGACGAAGGCATCGAGAAGGTGCGAGAGCTGACAAGCGGTGAAGGCACGCACACCGTCCTCGAATGCGTCGGCACGAAGCCGGCCTTCGAGATGGGCGTCGGCGCGGTCCGCCCCGGCGGCACGGTCAGCCGCGTCGGCGTGCCGCAGTACGCCGAGGGCCCGATCGGCCCGTCGCTCTTCCGCCGCAACATCACCGTCACCGGCGGCGTGGCACCCGCGCGCCACTACATCCCCGAGCTGCTCGACGACGTCGTCGAGGGCCGGTATCAGCCGGGCAAGGTCTTCGACCGGACCATCGGTCTCGAAGAAGTCCCCGACGGCTATCGCGCCATGGCGGACCGCGAAGCGCTCAAGGTGCTCGTCAAGCCCTGA